The Rhodoflexus caldus genome includes a window with the following:
- a CDS encoding peptidylprolyl isomerase, which translates to MFGLFKKEESDGSGEMRTVVRIYTSKGMMEADLLTDDMPVTTAHFIRLVQSEFYNGLQFFRHIPEVLIQAGCPYNNGMGTAPGIGHISQESCNIPLDDGVLAMPHTAPHLIGSQFFICLSRRNAAYLEGSCPAFAKITAGGTVMSRLRAGDTIQRMEIMRFAVEEGQG; encoded by the coding sequence ATGTTCGGACTGTTCAAAAAAGAAGAATCAGACGGTAGCGGCGAAATGCGCACCGTTGTGCGTATTTATACCTCCAAAGGGATGATGGAAGCCGATTTGCTGACCGATGACATGCCTGTTACAACGGCACATTTTATACGATTGGTGCAGAGTGAGTTCTACAACGGTTTGCAATTTTTTCGGCATATTCCCGAAGTGCTCATACAGGCAGGTTGCCCCTATAACAACGGCATGGGAACAGCCCCGGGCATTGGGCATATCAGCCAAGAGTCCTGCAATATCCCACTGGATGACGGCGTACTTGCCATGCCGCACACTGCCCCGCATCTGATTGGTTCTCAATTTTTTATCTGCTTGAGCAGGCGCAATGCCGCCTATTTGGAAGGTTCGTGCCCCGCTTTTGCCAAAATTACGGCAGGCGGCACGGTGATGAGCCGTCTCCGCGCAGGCGATACCATCCAACGCATGGAAATTATGCGGTTTGCAGTGGAAGAAGGGCAAGGGTGA